A single region of the Triticum dicoccoides isolate Atlit2015 ecotype Zavitan chromosome 2B, WEW_v2.0, whole genome shotgun sequence genome encodes:
- the LOC119367808 gene encoding uncharacterized protein LOC119367808 → MSGISLAVAPRSDPDNGAERQPSSAMLGGVMGSLRVIELQLVAFIMVFSMSGLVPLIDLAFPVVTTLYLLALSRLAFPSLHSKLDDEAAAAHSAASQEIFRGSKLFQVYVVMGTTVGLFLPLAHVLGGFARGDDAAVRSATPHLFLLSCQILTENIVGSLGVFSPPLRALVPLLYTVRRVFVIVDWVYDVWTNKLITRSAPVQDKAWVWFGRYLAVANLVYFSINLFVFLIPKFLPRAFEKYFHTRDEVYAKTAEDKRARDLSSLDDDGAAKSEVSKKAD, encoded by the exons ATGTCGGGAATATCGCTTGCAGTGGCGCCGCGGTCTGACCCGGACAACGGGGCGGAGCGGCAGCCGTCGTCGGCGATGCTCGGGGGCGTCATGGGCTCGCTCCGCGTCATCGAGCTCCAGCTCGTCgccttcatcatggtcttctcgatGTCAGGCCTCGTCCCGCTCATCGACCTCGCCTTCCCGGTCGTCACCACCCTCTACCTCCTCGCCCTCTCCCGGCTCGCCTTCCCTTCGCTCCACAGCAAGCTCGACGACGAAGCCGCCGCCGCCCACTCCGCCGCGTCCCAGGAGATCTTCCGCGGAAGCAA GCTGTTTCAGGTGTATGTGGTGATGGGCACCACGGTGGGGCTGTTCCTGCCGCTGGCGCACGTCCTGGGCGGGTTCGCGCGCGGCGACGATGCCGCCGTGCGCTCCGCGACGCCACACCTGTTCCTGCTCTCGTGCCAGATCCTCACGGAGAACATCGTCGGCTCGCTCGGCGTCTTCTCGCCGCCGCTGAGGGCGCTGGTGCCGCTTCTCTACACCGTGCGgcgcgtcttcgtcatcgtcgactGGGTCTACGACGTGTGGACCAACAAGCTCATCACCCGCAGCGCCCCCGTTCAG GATAAGGCCTGGGTGTGGTTCGGCAGGTACCTCGCAGTGGCGAACCTGGTCTACTTCTCCATCAACCTGTTCGTCTTCCTGATCCCCAAGTTCCTCCCCCGCGCGTTCGAGAAGTATTTCCACACGCGCGACGAGGTGTACGCCAAGACGGCGGAGGACAAGCGGGCGAGGGATCTGTCCTCGCTCGATGATGACGGTGCGGCAAAATCGGAAGTCTCCAAGAAGGCCGACTGA